Proteins co-encoded in one Rattus rattus isolate New Zealand chromosome 5, Rrattus_CSIRO_v1, whole genome shotgun sequence genomic window:
- the Ghrh gene encoding somatoliberin isoform X1: MPLWVFFVLLTLTSGSHCSLPPSPPFRVRRHADAIFTSSYRRVLGQLYARKLLHEIMNRQQGERNQEQRSRFNRHLDRVWAEDKQMALESILVQQRSAPRYLLDNLVETHPNSSAAQCLLPPHTLLHSNRHIKEHTTQ; encoded by the exons ATGCCACTCTGGGTGTTCTTTGTGCTCCTTACCCTCACCAGCGGCTCCCactgctcactgcccccctcaCCTCCCTTCAG GGTGCGGCGGCATGCGGATGCCATCTTCACTAGCAGCTACCGGAGAGTCCTGGGCCAATTATATGCCCGCAAACTGCTGCACGAAATCATGAACAGGCAGCAAGG GGAGAGGAACCAGGAACAAAGATCCAGGTTCAACCGCCATTTGGACAGAGTGTGGGCAGAGGACAAGCAGATGGCCCTGGAGAGCATCTTG gtccagcaacgcagtgccccaagatatctgctagataacttggtggaaacacatcccaactcctcggcggcccagtgtctcctgccgccgcacactttgctacactcaaaccggcacataaaagaacacacaacacaataa
- the Ghrh gene encoding somatoliberin isoform X2, giving the protein MPLWVFFVLLTLTSGSHCSLPPSPPFRVRRHADAIFTSSYRRVLGQLYARKLLHEIMNRQQGERNQEQRSRFNRHLDRVWAEDKQMALESILQGFPRMKLSAEA; this is encoded by the exons ATGCCACTCTGGGTGTTCTTTGTGCTCCTTACCCTCACCAGCGGCTCCCactgctcactgcccccctcaCCTCCCTTCAG GGTGCGGCGGCATGCGGATGCCATCTTCACTAGCAGCTACCGGAGAGTCCTGGGCCAATTATATGCCCGCAAACTGCTGCACGAAATCATGAACAGGCAGCAAGG GGAGAGGAACCAGGAACAAAGATCCAGGTTCAACCGCCATTTGGACAGAGTGTGGGCAGAGGACAAGCAGATGGCCCTGGAGAGCATCTTG cagGGATTCCCAAGGATGAAGCTTTCAGCGGAGGCTTGA